The Bacteroidota bacterium genome includes a region encoding these proteins:
- a CDS encoding NifU N-terminal domain-containing protein, translating to MSTLQTQATPSPNALKFSLDGQKLIDAGILVFNSSAEAETNAFANALFGVRGVANVFITPDFATITKHPAADWAELLPSLREAFDDHAQDLA from the coding sequence ATGTCGACGCTCCAAACCCAAGCAACGCCGAGCCCGAACGCGCTCAAGTTCTCGCTCGACGGCCAGAAACTCATCGACGCTGGCATCCTCGTCTTCAACTCCAGCGCGGAAGCCGAAACGAACGCGTTTGCGAACGCCCTCTTCGGCGTACGTGGCGTGGCTAACGTCTTCATCACGCCGGATTTCGCCACGATCACGAAGCATCCTGCCGCCGACTGGGCGGAGCTGTTACCAAGCCTCCGCGAAGCGTTCGACGATCACGCCCAAGACCTGGCTTGA
- a CDS encoding choline dehydrogenase, with protein sequence MYDYIIVGAGSAGCVLAARLSEDPHVRVLLLEAGGPDSAAAIHIPAAFSKLFKTEHDWDYSTEPQAHAAERAWYWPRGKVLGGSSSINAMIYIRGHRDDYDRWADGGAEGWDFASVLPYFKKAEDQARGASAYHGEGGPLRVEDQPAPNVLTEAFVTACVQAGIPANDDFNGAQQEGAGFYQTNTKGGRRWSAADAYLKPALRRSNLTVHTGAQASQVLIESGRAVGIEYVMDGHLHRAQADHEVILAGGAINSPQLLLHSGVGDADELLALGIPAQHDLPGVGRNLQDHPVAGVRYRCTKPVSMLKAESPANVARYLFNRSGMLASNVAEGGAFIRTRADERQPDIQYHFGPVDFAAHGLTPPSAHKFSIGPTLVRPHSVGRVTLRSDDPFAKPAIDPNYFADPRDLASLVEGVRVARKIAAQKAFDRFRGAETDPGASMTSDEDLRRYLRETAETLYHPTSTCRIGTAAQADQGVAVVDAECRVHGLGGLRVVDASVMPDVPGGNTHAPTVMIAERVADLIRYGEAREMAARISGDGMLAEPTVRVTRS encoded by the coding sequence ATGTACGACTACATCATCGTCGGCGCCGGCTCGGCCGGGTGCGTGCTCGCGGCGCGCCTGTCCGAGGACCCGCACGTGCGCGTCCTGCTGCTGGAAGCGGGCGGCCCCGACAGCGCTGCGGCGATTCACATTCCGGCGGCCTTCTCGAAGCTCTTCAAGACGGAGCACGACTGGGACTACAGCACCGAGCCGCAGGCGCACGCGGCTGAACGGGCGTGGTACTGGCCCCGGGGCAAGGTGCTCGGCGGCTCGTCGTCGATCAACGCGATGATCTATATCCGCGGCCACCGCGACGACTACGACCGCTGGGCGGACGGTGGCGCTGAGGGCTGGGACTTTGCGAGCGTCCTACCCTACTTCAAGAAGGCCGAAGACCAAGCCCGCGGTGCCAGTGCCTACCACGGCGAAGGCGGGCCGCTGCGCGTGGAGGATCAGCCAGCGCCCAACGTGCTCACCGAAGCGTTCGTGACCGCGTGCGTCCAGGCCGGCATCCCTGCCAACGACGACTTCAACGGCGCCCAGCAAGAGGGGGCGGGGTTCTACCAGACAAACACGAAGGGTGGGCGGCGCTGGTCTGCAGCCGATGCTTACCTCAAGCCTGCGCTACGGCGCTCTAACCTCACCGTCCACACGGGGGCGCAGGCCTCACAGGTGCTCATCGAGAGCGGACGCGCTGTCGGCATTGAATATGTCATGGACGGCCACCTCCATCGTGCGCAGGCCGACCACGAGGTGATCTTGGCGGGGGGCGCGATCAACTCGCCGCAGTTGCTCCTCCACTCTGGCGTCGGCGATGCCGACGAACTGCTCGCGCTGGGCATTCCCGCTCAGCACGACCTGCCGGGCGTTGGGCGCAACCTCCAAGACCACCCGGTCGCGGGCGTGCGCTACCGTTGCACCAAGCCCGTCTCGATGCTGAAGGCCGAGAGCCCGGCCAACGTGGCGCGCTACCTCTTCAACCGCTCGGGCATGCTCGCCTCGAACGTAGCCGAGGGGGGCGCCTTCATCCGCACCCGCGCGGACGAGCGCCAGCCCGACATCCAGTACCACTTCGGTCCCGTCGACTTTGCCGCGCACGGGCTTACCCCGCCGTCAGCCCACAAGTTCTCGATCGGCCCGACGCTGGTGCGGCCCCACAGCGTTGGGCGGGTCACGCTGCGCTCCGACGACCCGTTCGCGAAGCCAGCCATCGACCCGAACTACTTCGCCGACCCGCGTGACCTCGCCTCACTGGTGGAAGGCGTCCGTGTCGCGCGCAAGATCGCCGCGCAGAAGGCCTTCGACCGCTTCCGCGGCGCGGAAACGGACCCGGGCGCGAGCATGACCTCCGACGAGGACCTCCGCCGATACCTCCGCGAGACGGCGGAGACGCTCTACCACCCGACGAGCACCTGCCGCATCGGCACCGCGGCGCAGGCTGACCAGGGCGTGGCGGTCGTGGACGCCGAATGCCGCGTGCATGGCCTCGGCGGGCTCCGCGTGGTCGATGCCTCCGTGATGCCTGACGTGCCGGGGGGCAACACTCACGCCCCAACGGTGATGATCGCCGAGCGCGTAGCCGACCTGATTCGCTACGGGGAGGCGCGCGAAATGGCCGCGCGCATCTCCGGCGACGGGATGCTCGCCGAGCCTACCGTGCGTGTCACCAGATCATAG
- a CDS encoding FKBP-type peptidyl-prolyl cis-trans isomerase, protein MPFRFSRALTLCVCTAALAFFAGCQPSVADFSDVEERPLDEQVAYIVGFSQGEGIRQQFIADSTLDVGLDPALLLAAYRAGLDGDTMLVSQQRAQEIFTAFQDTVMARASRKQLAEADSFLTANAARDSVSVTESGLQYQVLASGEGDSPVMGDRVTVHYTGTLINGTVFDSSYNRGEPTEFVIGEVVPGWNEALSLMQVGDRWRLFIPPDLGYGANPNPRGPIPPNAVLIFELELLGFESVEG, encoded by the coding sequence ATGCCTTTTCGTTTTTCGCGCGCCCTCACGCTCTGTGTGTGCACCGCCGCGCTTGCCTTCTTCGCCGGCTGCCAACCCAGCGTCGCTGACTTCTCCGACGTCGAAGAACGTCCGCTCGACGAGCAAGTCGCCTACATCGTCGGCTTCTCTCAGGGCGAGGGCATCCGCCAGCAGTTCATCGCCGACAGCACGCTCGATGTCGGCCTCGACCCGGCGCTCCTCCTCGCGGCCTACCGTGCGGGCCTTGACGGCGACACGATGCTCGTCTCGCAGCAGCGCGCCCAGGAGATCTTCACCGCGTTCCAGGACACCGTGATGGCCCGTGCATCCCGCAAGCAACTCGCCGAGGCGGACAGCTTCCTCACAGCCAACGCGGCCCGCGACAGCGTCTCGGTGACCGAGTCGGGCCTCCAATATCAGGTGCTCGCTTCCGGCGAGGGCGACTCCCCCGTGATGGGCGACCGCGTCACGGTCCACTACACCGGCACCCTCATCAACGGCACCGTCTTCGACTCGTCCTACAACCGCGGTGAACCCACGGAGTTCGTGATTGGCGAGGTCGTCCCTGGCTGGAACGAAGCCCTCTCGCTGATGCAAGTCGGCGATCGGTGGCGCCTCTTCATCCCGCCCGACCTCGGCTACGGTGCGAACCCGAACCCGCGCGGCCCCATTCCGCCCAACGCCGTGCTGATCTTCGAACTCGAACTGCTCGGCTTCGAGTCGGTCGAGGGCTAG
- a CDS encoding adenylate kinase produces the protein MRLVLFGPPGAGKGTQAKLLAEGQALTHLSTGDAFRAAIKNQTPVGMEAKRFIDAGDLVPDRVTNGIVDEYLARINYGDVIFDGYPRTVPQAEFLLDLLDEHEAPLDAVVSLQVPDSMIVDRLSKRRMDKETGAIYHLDFKPPPADLPAQRLLHRADDQPEAIQNRLTVYHADTAPVEEVFAQRSLVVQVDGTGTMDDVHQRILDVLAAKAA, from the coding sequence ATGCGTCTCGTCCTCTTCGGCCCGCCAGGCGCGGGCAAGGGCACCCAGGCCAAACTGCTCGCCGAGGGCCAAGCCCTCACCCATCTCTCGACCGGCGATGCCTTCCGTGCGGCTATTAAGAACCAGACGCCCGTGGGGATGGAAGCCAAGCGCTTCATCGACGCTGGCGACCTCGTGCCAGACCGGGTGACGAACGGCATCGTGGACGAGTACCTCGCCCGCATCAACTACGGCGACGTGATCTTCGACGGCTACCCGCGCACGGTGCCGCAAGCCGAGTTCCTCCTCGACCTCCTCGATGAACACGAGGCGCCGCTCGACGCCGTCGTGAGCCTGCAGGTGCCGGACTCGATGATCGTAGACCGGCTGAGCAAGCGCCGCATGGACAAAGAGACGGGCGCGATCTACCACCTCGACTTCAAGCCGCCGCCCGCCGACTTGCCCGCCCAGCGCCTCCTGCACCGCGCGGACGACCAGCCCGAGGCCATCCAGAACCGCCTCACCGTCTATCACGCTGACACCGCGCCCGTCGAAGAGGTCTTTGCTCAGCGCAGCCTCGTGGTGCAGGTCGACGGCACGGGTACGATGGACGACGTCCACCAGCGCATCCTCGACGTGTTGGCAGCGAAGGCTGCGTAG
- a CDS encoding HAMP domain-containing sensor histidine kinase, producing MKAYRTSVKIKLGLILAAVAIAVGSLVYTNNLAERIMERERGAIQLWASAIEYQGTASTSGNPYAVELRDLAEMVREGRLGLDDAAQRDSLAAAVAWARSQPTSEELNFVFNEVIEPQRFSVPAIITDTATTVVYVANNVRVDSARGDAAVQAELLRRAAAFDAVHEPIRMSLGGGVEQLVHYGESDLVRVLRSFPYVQLVVVGLFILVGYLGFSYVRRNEQSSLWVGMAKEAAHQLGTPLSSMMGWIELLRLQNDEDEATLMAADELDKDVERLKRVADRFQKIGSVPEVRPQVVAPVVENVAAYVRRRVPQQGRSVTVETAVPDDLVAELNPDLFEWVIENLLKNALDAMPGDGTISVTGSRVGDAVVLDVRDTGKGMDRATARHVFRPGFSTKKRGWGLGLSLAKRIVEDYHGGTLTLLDTKPGVGTCFRIRLHAAVMVLEGDGAAGALPDRQTPTATSGNPPHAAP from the coding sequence ATGAAGGCCTACCGCACCTCTGTCAAGATCAAGCTCGGGCTGATCCTGGCAGCGGTGGCGATTGCGGTGGGGTCGCTGGTCTACACCAACAACCTCGCCGAGCGCATCATGGAGCGCGAGCGCGGCGCGATCCAGCTTTGGGCGTCGGCCATCGAGTATCAGGGCACGGCGAGCACCTCGGGCAACCCGTATGCCGTCGAATTGCGCGACCTGGCTGAGATGGTGCGCGAGGGGCGCCTGGGCCTCGACGACGCAGCGCAGCGCGACTCGCTCGCGGCGGCCGTCGCCTGGGCGCGCAGCCAGCCGACGAGCGAAGAACTCAACTTCGTGTTCAACGAGGTCATAGAGCCCCAGCGCTTCTCCGTCCCGGCCATCATCACCGACACGGCCACGACGGTCGTCTACGTCGCCAACAACGTGCGCGTGGACTCCGCGCGCGGGGATGCCGCCGTGCAGGCCGAACTCCTGCGCCGCGCCGCCGCGTTCGACGCCGTCCACGAGCCGATCCGCATGAGCCTCGGCGGGGGCGTCGAGCAACTCGTTCACTACGGCGAGTCGGACCTGGTGCGCGTGCTGCGCAGCTTCCCCTACGTGCAACTCGTCGTCGTGGGGCTGTTCATTCTCGTGGGCTACCTCGGCTTCAGCTACGTGCGGCGCAACGAACAGTCGAGCCTCTGGGTGGGCATGGCGAAAGAGGCGGCTCACCAACTCGGCACACCGCTCTCCAGCATGATGGGCTGGATCGAACTCTTGCGGCTCCAGAACGACGAGGACGAGGCGACCCTGATGGCCGCCGACGAACTCGATAAGGATGTGGAGCGACTCAAACGGGTGGCCGATCGGTTCCAGAAAATTGGCTCCGTTCCGGAGGTACGTCCGCAGGTGGTCGCGCCGGTGGTGGAAAACGTGGCGGCCTACGTGCGCCGCCGCGTCCCGCAGCAGGGCCGGAGCGTGACCGTCGAGACCGCCGTCCCCGACGACCTCGTCGCCGAACTCAATCCGGACCTCTTCGAGTGGGTGATCGAGAACCTGCTCAAGAACGCCCTCGATGCGATGCCGGGCGATGGGACGATCTCCGTCACGGGAAGCCGCGTGGGTGACGCGGTCGTGCTCGACGTGCGCGACACAGGCAAGGGTATGGACCGCGCCACCGCCCGCCACGTCTTCCGCCCTGGCTTCTCGACCAAGAAGCGGGGATGGGGGCTGGGTCTGAGCCTCGCCAAGCGCATCGTCGAGGACTACCACGGCGGCACGCTCACGCTGCTCGACACCAAGCCGGGGGTGGGGACGTGTTTCCGGATCCGCCTCCATGCGGCCGTCATGGTGCTGGAGGGCGATGGGGCCGCTGGGGCGCTTCCGGATCGCCAAACGCCGACAGCTACGTCAGGGAACCCCCCGCACGCGGCGCCTTGA
- the thrA gene encoding bifunctional aspartate kinase/homoserine dehydrogenase I: MSRLLVAKFGGTSVATPERIRHAVALVRDTMPATARRLVVVSAMGRASAGQRGVTDTLLEAIAAALDRTGEHRARLEAIRRRYLDAVAALAPLEERAELRAEQNALWGEAGDLLDGVWLLRECTPRTRDAILSFGERANAPLTAAALRESGVAAQALDARALIRTDSRFGHAAVDFEITRDLTRAAFAGMPTYAVAVVTGFIATDSNGVTTTLGRSGSDYTATILADALDADEVTIWTDVDGVLTADPGLVSEAQTLNYLSYKEAAELAYFGAKVLHPRTMQPVARKAIRLITRNTMDPAAPSTVIGPSQPPTGRDTVKAVTSIRDVAVLVLEGAALYQHPRASSEALAALTGASVPVLMLSQASSEQSLCVVVFGADREKGLAALRRAFAAEVAQGDVLVSALEQPHALVAVVGEAMRRQVGVAGRMMATLGKAGINITAIAQGSSELNISVAVADADTPAAVRALHEAFPMNRLRAHLAVVGVGVVGAELLDQLAAQTVPLLEHVDLNLKLVGLSSSKRSAFDAAGFDAAEWQTALEAGNGSGVDSLVDAFLDARLERKILVDATASANVARRYPHLLEAGIAVVTPNKRGNTLDADFYADIRRAARLHRAPYLYETTVGAGLPVISTLRDQLRSGDRVRRIEGVFSGTMAFLFNALADGMAFSEAVREAKARGLTEPDPRDDLGGEDVARKLLILAREMGLDAEMADVQVESLVPERLRGGSVSVEAYLDGIAADDAAWAERLEATRAEGKRLQFVGQIIEDGNGCSLCVGVQAVGPDSALYTLRGTDNLIVYTTDRYLDRPLVVQGPGAGPAVTAAVVLADVIRAAELMS; encoded by the coding sequence ATGTCCCGCCTGCTCGTCGCCAAGTTTGGCGGCACGTCCGTCGCCACGCCCGAACGCATCCGCCACGCGGTCGCCCTCGTCCGGGACACGATGCCGGCTACGGCACGGCGCTTGGTCGTGGTCTCGGCGATGGGGCGTGCATCGGCTGGGCAGCGCGGCGTCACGGACACACTCCTGGAGGCGATTGCGGCGGCGCTCGACCGCACTGGCGAGCACCGCGCGCGCCTCGAAGCGATCCGGCGGCGCTACCTCGACGCGGTGGCCGCGCTGGCACCACTGGAGGAGCGGGCTGAGCTGCGCGCCGAACAGAACGCGCTCTGGGGCGAGGCGGGCGACCTCCTCGACGGCGTGTGGCTCCTGCGCGAGTGCACCCCGCGCACCCGCGACGCCATTCTCAGCTTCGGCGAGCGCGCCAACGCGCCCCTCACCGCCGCGGCGCTCCGCGAGTCGGGCGTCGCCGCGCAGGCCCTCGACGCGCGCGCACTCATCCGCACAGACAGCCGCTTCGGCCACGCTGCCGTCGACTTCGAGATCACGCGCGACCTTACCCGGGCGGCGTTCGCAGGTATGCCTACTTACGCGGTGGCGGTCGTGACCGGCTTCATCGCAACAGACTCCAACGGCGTCACGACGACCCTCGGGCGCTCCGGGAGCGACTACACCGCCACGATCCTCGCCGATGCCCTCGACGCAGACGAGGTGACGATCTGGACCGACGTCGACGGCGTGCTGACGGCCGACCCGGGTCTTGTTTCCGAAGCGCAGACGCTGAACTACCTCAGCTACAAAGAAGCGGCCGAGCTGGCCTACTTCGGCGCGAAGGTGCTCCATCCGCGTACCATGCAGCCGGTCGCGCGCAAGGCGATCCGCCTCATCACGCGCAACACGATGGATCCGGCCGCGCCAAGCACCGTCATCGGGCCGTCGCAGCCGCCCACGGGACGAGACACGGTGAAAGCCGTCACGTCGATCCGCGACGTGGCGGTGCTGGTCCTCGAAGGGGCGGCGCTCTACCAGCACCCGCGCGCGTCGAGCGAGGCGCTAGCGGCGCTCACGGGGGCGTCGGTGCCCGTGCTGATGCTCTCGCAGGCGTCGAGCGAGCAGAGCTTGTGCGTGGTCGTCTTCGGCGCGGACCGAGAAAAGGGGCTCGCAGCGCTGCGCCGCGCGTTCGCTGCCGAAGTGGCTCAGGGCGACGTGCTGGTGTCGGCGCTGGAGCAGCCGCACGCGCTCGTCGCGGTCGTCGGCGAGGCGATGCGGCGCCAGGTCGGCGTGGCGGGGCGCATGATGGCCACGCTCGGCAAGGCGGGCATCAACATCACCGCCATCGCCCAGGGATCGAGCGAACTCAACATCTCGGTGGCCGTCGCCGATGCCGACACGCCGGCAGCGGTGCGGGCGCTCCACGAGGCGTTTCCGATGAACCGCCTGCGCGCCCATCTCGCCGTCGTGGGCGTGGGCGTCGTTGGGGCCGAACTCCTCGATCAGCTTGCCGCGCAGACCGTCCCGCTACTCGAACACGTCGATCTCAACCTCAAGCTGGTGGGGCTCTCGTCGTCGAAACGGTCGGCTTTCGACGCGGCAGGGTTCGACGCGGCCGAGTGGCAAACGGCGCTCGAAGCTGGCAACGGGAGCGGCGTAGACTCCCTCGTCGATGCGTTTCTGGACGCGCGGCTCGAACGCAAGATTCTGGTGGACGCGACGGCCTCGGCCAATGTGGCGCGGCGCTACCCGCACCTCCTCGAAGCGGGAATTGCCGTGGTGACGCCCAACAAGCGTGGCAATACCCTCGACGCGGATTTCTACGCCGACATCCGCCGCGCGGCGCGGCTCCACCGGGCGCCGTACCTCTACGAGACAACGGTGGGTGCAGGGCTGCCGGTCATCTCGACGCTGCGCGACCAACTCCGCTCCGGCGACCGGGTGCGCCGCATCGAAGGGGTGTTCTCGGGCACGATGGCGTTCCTGTTCAACGCGCTCGCCGACGGCATGGCCTTCTCCGAGGCGGTTCGTGAGGCAAAGGCGCGCGGGCTGACCGAGCCTGACCCCCGCGACGACCTCGGTGGGGAGGACGTGGCGCGCAAGCTGCTCATCCTCGCCCGAGAAATGGGTCTCGACGCCGAGATGGCGGATGTGCAGGTGGAATCGCTCGTGCCTGAGCGGCTCCGCGGTGGCTCCGTCTCCGTCGAGGCCTACCTCGACGGCATCGCTGCGGACGATGCGGCCTGGGCTGAACGCCTCGAAGCGACGCGCGCGGAGGGCAAGCGGCTGCAGTTCGTCGGGCAGATCATCGAAGACGGCAACGGCTGCTCGCTATGCGTGGGGGTTCAGGCCGTCGGGCCGGACTCGGCGCTCTACACGCTGCGCGGCACCGACAATCTCATCGTCTACACGACCGACCGCTACCTCGATCGCCCGCTCGTTGTCCAAGGGCCCGGTGCCGGGCCTGCGGTGACGGCCGCCGTCGTCCTCGCTGATGTGATCCGCGCGGCGGAACTGATGAGCTAG
- a CDS encoding endonuclease — protein sequence MHRFLLALAFLALGLPRIAAAQTCEGTYELTSQEAVDSFACTHVEGTLTIRADNGPITSLAGLSELESVTRSFTILLTNDLVTLDGLGSLTSVGDSFSLNDNALLRNVDGLHSLQEVGGLGIYYNDSLENLDGFASLALLDGDAFIQFNPALTSVDGLASVSFRRPGFGIFISDSPLLSECACGLYRLIAAGASINLGSNGSGCSDPVDVMAPAQGQCERNARPAPGDLAIVGFNADDPDAFAFAALSPLAEGTELRFTDNGWQARGGFRASEGTFIYTVPSGGLDPGTVVSVEGPSGVSFSASGDQVLAYVGSEDTPSFLYALNVEGDVWQANATSSNTSALPPGLLNGRTALAVDERDNVTYDGPIMGSRSELLAAISDPENWSGSDSDRQSFPAAFTVLDQGGNVPPFFAHALSDRRVAAESGFIFDYDALDTDGDALTYRLIEAPERASIDAAGRFTWTPTITQADQAFTVTVEASDGQTQVQTTAELTVFNDIPNRPPFFALAPQAGILTGSPVTFEADDPDSNPVTFELTSGPEGATLSTSGELQWTSPPDAFGVYEFVIVASDGTLTASHTFFGGVMGSASISGTLEEAREQLRETYSARTLGSIDARDTLYAVVEADADGFVRGIYTDFAVELPPDVDPSLHLFNNGMNAEHVWPRSLGMGEEPQVSDMYGLYPARASVNSARGNNPYSDIDDDLATAWYYLDQSQSEPPTVDRDLWSEAASGAFEPRESVKGDIARALMYIHSVYEPAIGTAADDFFFDRLVQFALWSLQDPVSPEEVLRTARIAKYQGNINPYLFDEDLWVQAYQISIPNTEADAARGFALSTAHPNPASSTTQFLLEVESTQEVRVDVFDMLGRHVATLHDGLLAAGTARRLSVSVGELSSGLYVCRALGASMIETQRFMVAH from the coding sequence ATGCATCGCTTCCTGCTTGCTCTCGCCTTTCTTGCCCTGGGGCTCCCTCGTATCGCTGCCGCGCAGACGTGCGAAGGGACCTATGAGCTCACCAGTCAAGAGGCCGTGGACAGCTTTGCCTGCACGCATGTGGAAGGCACACTCACCATCCGCGCAGACAACGGCCCCATTACGAGCCTAGCGGGCCTGAGCGAACTCGAATCCGTCACCCGCTCTTTCACGATTCTCCTGACGAACGACCTAGTCACGCTTGACGGGCTTGGGAGTCTTACCTCTGTTGGGGACAGCTTCTCTCTGAACGACAACGCCCTGCTGAGAAATGTAGATGGGCTCCACAGCCTCCAGGAAGTCGGCGGTCTCGGCATCTACTACAACGACTCCCTCGAAAACCTCGACGGGTTCGCCTCCCTGGCGCTGCTGGACGGAGACGCATTTATCCAGTTCAACCCCGCTCTCACGAGCGTTGATGGACTGGCCTCGGTCTCGTTCCGGCGTCCAGGCTTTGGCATCTTCATCTCGGATAGTCCGCTCCTGTCGGAGTGCGCGTGTGGCCTCTATCGTCTCATCGCAGCAGGTGCGAGCATCAATCTTGGCTCGAATGGCTCCGGCTGTAGCGACCCCGTTGACGTGATGGCCCCTGCCCAGGGCCAGTGCGAGCGGAATGCCCGGCCTGCACCTGGCGACCTCGCCATCGTGGGGTTCAACGCCGATGACCCGGATGCGTTTGCATTCGCTGCGCTCTCGCCTCTCGCCGAAGGCACCGAACTCCGCTTCACCGACAACGGCTGGCAGGCCAGGGGTGGCTTTCGTGCAAGCGAGGGCACGTTCATCTATACGGTCCCCTCAGGTGGACTCGACCCCGGCACTGTCGTTTCCGTCGAAGGCCCTTCAGGCGTTTCGTTTTCAGCCTCCGGTGACCAAGTCCTCGCCTACGTTGGCTCGGAGGACACTCCGTCTTTCCTCTACGCGCTCAACGTCGAAGGGGATGTTTGGCAAGCAAACGCCACCTCGTCCAATACCTCGGCCCTTCCTCCAGGACTGCTCAACGGTAGGACGGCTCTCGCCGTGGACGAGCGCGACAACGTCACCTACGATGGACCAATCATGGGTAGCCGCAGCGAGCTACTAGCGGCCATCTCTGACCCTGAGAACTGGTCGGGCAGCGATAGTGACCGCCAGTCCTTTCCCGCTGCATTCACTGTGCTCGATCAAGGGGGCAACGTGCCCCCCTTCTTTGCGCATGCTCTCTCCGACCGGCGGGTCGCGGCCGAGAGCGGTTTTATCTTCGACTACGACGCGCTAGACACCGACGGTGATGCCCTCACGTACCGCCTCATCGAGGCCCCAGAGCGAGCGAGCATTGATGCCGCTGGCCGCTTCACCTGGACGCCGACCATCACGCAAGCGGATCAAGCGTTCACCGTCACGGTCGAAGCGAGCGACGGACAGACTCAGGTCCAGACAACAGCAGAGCTCACGGTCTTCAATGACATCCCAAACCGTCCGCCGTTCTTCGCGCTGGCACCCCAGGCGGGTATTCTGACTGGCAGCCCTGTGACGTTCGAGGCTGATGACCCCGACAGCAACCCGGTCACCTTCGAGCTTACCAGCGGACCCGAGGGCGCGACCCTCAGCACCTCGGGTGAGCTTCAGTGGACAAGTCCCCCCGATGCGTTTGGTGTCTACGAGTTCGTCATCGTTGCCAGTGACGGCACGCTCACAGCGTCTCACACCTTCTTTGGTGGGGTGATGGGTTCTGCTTCGATCAGCGGCACTCTTGAAGAAGCCCGTGAGCAACTTCGAGAGACGTACTCAGCACGGACGCTAGGCTCCATCGATGCACGAGACACCCTCTACGCTGTAGTGGAGGCCGACGCGGACGGCTTCGTGCGAGGCATCTACACTGACTTCGCGGTAGAGCTGCCCCCTGATGTTGACCCGTCGTTGCACCTCTTCAACAACGGCATGAACGCGGAGCACGTCTGGCCCCGGTCTCTTGGTATGGGAGAGGAGCCCCAGGTGAGCGACATGTATGGACTCTACCCGGCGCGGGCGAGTGTCAACTCAGCGCGTGGCAACAACCCCTACAGCGACATCGATGACGATCTAGCCACAGCCTGGTATTACCTAGACCAATCCCAGTCGGAGCCGCCTACTGTAGACCGAGACCTCTGGAGTGAGGCCGCCTCGGGTGCGTTTGAGCCGAGGGAGTCGGTCAAGGGAGACATCGCCCGCGCGCTCATGTATATCCACTCGGTTTATGAGCCTGCAATCGGCACTGCTGCGGACGACTTCTTCTTTGACAGACTCGTCCAATTTGCACTCTGGAGCCTGCAAGACCCGGTTTCCCCAGAGGAGGTGCTACGGACAGCGCGGATTGCGAAGTACCAGGGCAACATCAACCCGTACCTCTTCGACGAAGACCTCTGGGTTCAGGCATACCAGATCTCGATCCCCAATACCGAGGCTGATGCAGCGCGGGGGTTTGCGCTCTCGACTGCTCACCCCAATCCCGCAAGTAGTACCACACAGTTTCTCCTAGAGGTCGAGTCCACGCAAGAGGTCCGGGTAGACGTCTTCGACATGCTCGGACGGCACGTGGCGACCCTGCACGACGGTCTGCTTGCCGCAGGCACAGCGCGCCGCCTGAGCGTCAGCGTTGGCGAACTCTCCAGCGGCCTCTACGTGTGCCGTGCGTTGGGTGCCTCCATGATAGAGACACAGCGCTTCATGGTCGCTCATTGA